From Coffea arabica cultivar ET-39 chromosome 10e, Coffea Arabica ET-39 HiFi, whole genome shotgun sequence, one genomic window encodes:
- the LOC113711120 gene encoding protein trichome berefringence-like 7 — translation MVGHFSVCWRLRPAFFDVLSFGKLKAKGMFKSWFFQSFNGIIVVGSLLFFVAAISSGYFFMFPTFQPEMNNPDNRTSPEFVIDMNSTSTELDVDIDSALPDLVRECNVFDGSWVADDSFPSYNASNCPFAERGFNCLANGRRDKGYLKWRWQPKNCNIPRFDVEETLEFLRDKRVVFVGDSLSRTQWESMVCMLMTGVNDKRSVYEINGSKISKQIRHLAVRFGSFNFTVEFYRSIFLVQPHQAPKRAPKRVKVALQLDRLDDISKEWVDSDILIFNSGHWWTPGKLFDMGWYFQIGGKMKLGMPISGAFKTALATWKSWVESRINTRKTRVFFRTFESTHWSASRQHCKVTEQPMSKVNGRDKHPFSDAIIDAAKNTSIPVTVLHVTPMGAFRSDAHVGTWSDNPSVPDCSHWCLPGVPDVWNELLFSFLLSDQGPQ, via the exons ATGGTCGGTCATTTTAGTGTTTGTTGGCGATTGAGGCCTGCCTTTTTTGATGTTCTGAGTTTTGGAAAGTTGAAAGCTAAGGGGATGTTTAAGAGCTGGTTTTTTCAGTCATTTAATGGGATTATTGTGGTTGGATCATTGCTGTTCTTTGTTGCAGCTATAAGTTCTGGTTATTTTTTCATGTTTCCAACTTTTCAACCAGAGATGAATAATCCTGACAACAGAACATCACCTGAGTTTGTGATTGATATGAATAGCACATCAACTGAGTTAGATGTTGATATTGATAGTGCATTACCTGATTTGGTTAGAGAATGCAATGTGTTTGATGGAAGTTGGGTGGCTGATGATAGTTTTCCTTCGTATAATGCATCAAATTGTCCTTTTGCTGAACGTGGATTTAATTGTTTAGCTAATGGTCGGCGAGATAAAGGGTACCTTAAGTGGAGGTGGCAACCAAAGAATTGTAATATCCCGAGGTTTGATGTGGAAGAGACGTTGGAATTTCTTCGTGATAAAAGGGTTGTCTTTGTTGGAGATTCATTGAGTAGGACTCAATGGGAATCTATGGTGTGTATGCTTATGACTGGGGTCAATGATAAGAGGAGCGTGTATGAAATCAATGGAAGCAAGATTAGTAAACAGATTAGGCATTTAGCGGTTCGGTTCGGTTCTTTCAATTTCACAGTGGAGTTTTACCGGTCAATTTTCCTAGTGCAGCCACACCAGGCGCCAAAGCGAGCTCCAAAGAGGGTTAAAGTAGCACTTCAGCTTGATAGGTTGGATGATATCAGTAAAGAATGGGTTGATTCTGATATCCTTATCTTCAATTCAGGGCATTGGTGGACACCTGGAAAGCTCTTTGACAT GGGCTGGTACTTTCAAATTGGTGGAAAGATGAAGCTTGGGATGCCAATTTCTGGTGCTTTTAAAACAGCATTGGCCACTTGGAAATCTTGGGTCGAGAGTAGGATCAATACCAGAAAAACTCGTGTATTTTTCCGGACATTCGAATCCACCCACTGGAG tGCATCGCGACAGCATTGCAAAGTAACAGAGCAGCCCATGTCAAAAGTTAACGGCAGGGACAAGCACCCGTTTTCTGATGCCATAATTGACGCTGCTAAGAATACATCAATACCTGTCACAGTGTTGCATGTAACTCCCATGGGGGCATTCAGAAGTGATGCACATGTGGGGACTTGGAGTGACAACCCATCAGTACCTGATTGTAGCCACTGGTGCTTACCTGGAGTACCTGATGTTTGGAACGAACTGCTCTTCTCATTTCTGCTCTCAGATCAAGGCCCTCAATGA